Proteins encoded within one genomic window of Paenarthrobacter sp. JL.01a:
- the aspS gene encoding aspartate--tRNA ligase, which produces MLRTHDLGSLRSEHIGQTVTLAGWVGRRRDHGGVAFVDLRDASGVAQVVVREEEVFHGLRNEYVLQVTGTVNKRPEGNENPALATGEIEVIADKVVVLNTSDPLPFQIDEHVEVGEEARLKHRYLDLRRPGPARNLRLRSEANRVARGILHDQGYVEIETPTLTRSTPEGARDFVVPARLAPGSWYALPQSPQLFKQLLQVGGFEKYYQIARCYRDEDFRADRQPEFTQLDIEASFVDQDDIIALGEAIVKSLWQLIDVEVPTPIRRMTYLDAMAKYGSDKPDLRFDLELTELTGFFKDTNFGVFKAPYVGAVVMPGGASQARRALDAWQEWAKQRGAKGLAYVLYKEDGELAGPVAKNLTEQERAGLADAVGAKPGDCIFFAAGEKSASRSLLGAARVEIGHRTGLIDPSDWAFVWIVDAPMFEPAAAAVASGDVAVGAGQWTAVHHAFTSPKPEFMDTFDKNPESALSYAYDIVCNGNEIGGGSIRIHEREVQERVFQLMGLDKEDAETKFGFLLEGFKYGAPPHGGIAFGWDRVVALLAGVESIRDVIAFPKTGNGFDPLTAAPAPITAQQRKEAGVDFKPEAKPAAKADTKSE; this is translated from the coding sequence GTGCTGCGCACACATGACCTCGGATCACTTCGTTCCGAGCACATTGGACAAACCGTAACCCTGGCCGGCTGGGTGGGCCGCCGCCGTGATCACGGTGGCGTTGCATTCGTTGACCTGCGCGACGCGTCCGGCGTGGCCCAGGTGGTAGTCCGCGAGGAAGAGGTCTTCCACGGCCTTCGGAACGAGTACGTCCTGCAGGTCACCGGTACGGTCAACAAGCGTCCTGAAGGCAACGAGAACCCCGCCCTTGCTACGGGCGAAATCGAGGTTATCGCAGACAAGGTTGTTGTCCTGAACACCTCCGACCCGCTGCCGTTCCAGATCGATGAGCACGTGGAGGTCGGCGAAGAAGCCCGGCTGAAGCACCGCTACCTGGACCTGCGCCGTCCCGGCCCCGCCCGCAACCTCCGCTTGCGTTCCGAGGCGAACCGCGTGGCCCGCGGCATCCTGCACGACCAGGGTTACGTTGAAATCGAGACGCCCACCCTGACGCGTTCCACGCCCGAGGGCGCACGTGACTTCGTCGTCCCGGCACGCCTGGCTCCCGGCTCCTGGTACGCCTTGCCGCAGTCCCCGCAGTTGTTCAAGCAGCTCCTGCAGGTGGGTGGCTTCGAGAAGTACTACCAGATCGCACGCTGCTACCGCGACGAAGACTTCCGTGCCGACCGCCAGCCCGAGTTCACGCAGCTGGATATCGAAGCCAGCTTCGTTGACCAGGACGACATCATCGCCTTGGGCGAGGCCATCGTGAAGTCGCTGTGGCAGCTGATCGACGTTGAGGTTCCCACGCCCATCCGTCGCATGACCTACTTGGACGCCATGGCCAAGTACGGCTCCGACAAGCCGGACCTTCGCTTCGACCTTGAGCTGACGGAGCTGACCGGGTTCTTCAAGGACACCAACTTCGGCGTGTTCAAAGCCCCCTACGTCGGCGCAGTGGTCATGCCCGGTGGCGCTTCCCAGGCCCGCCGCGCCCTCGATGCCTGGCAGGAATGGGCCAAGCAGCGCGGCGCCAAGGGACTGGCCTATGTCCTTTACAAGGAGGACGGGGAGCTTGCAGGACCCGTCGCCAAGAACCTCACGGAACAAGAACGTGCCGGACTGGCTGACGCCGTCGGCGCCAAGCCCGGTGACTGCATCTTCTTCGCCGCCGGCGAGAAGAGCGCTTCCCGTTCGCTGCTGGGCGCTGCGCGCGTCGAAATCGGCCACCGCACGGGCCTGATCGATCCCAGTGACTGGGCTTTCGTATGGATCGTGGACGCTCCGATGTTCGAACCGGCCGCAGCCGCCGTCGCTTCCGGGGACGTGGCAGTGGGAGCAGGGCAGTGGACCGCCGTCCACCACGCCTTCACCTCGCCCAAGCCGGAATTCATGGACACTTTCGACAAGAATCCCGAGTCGGCGCTGTCCTACGCCTACGACATCGTGTGCAACGGCAACGAGATCGGCGGCGGTTCCATCCGTATCCATGAGCGCGAGGTCCAGGAGAGGGTCTTCCAGCTCATGGGATTGGACAAGGAAGATGCTGAAACCAAGTTCGGCTTCCTGCTGGAGGGCTTCAAGTACGGTGCGCCTCCGCACGGTGGCATTGCCTTCGGCTGGGACCGCGTTGTGGCACTGCTGGCCGGTGTGGAATCGATCCGCGACGTCATCGCCTTCCCGAAGACGGGCAACGGCTTCGACCCCCTGACTGCCGCGCCTGCTCCGATTACGGCGCAGCAGCGCAAGGAGGCCGGGGTGGACTTCAAGCCTGAGGCCAAGCCGGCCGCCAAGGCGGACACCAAGTCCGAGTAA
- the hisS gene encoding histidine--tRNA ligase: MARTASLSGFPEWLPQERLVELHVLDTLRRTFELHGFSSIETRAVETVGQLLRKGEIDKEVYGLSRLQDDEGDAAKPGGSDKADPNALALHFDLTVPFARYVVENAGYLAFPFRRYQIQKVWRGERPQEGRAREFTQADIDVVGDGELPFRYDVEIALVIAEALSALPIPDFRLRINNRKLAEGFYRGIGLTDTAGVLRSIDKLEKIGADKVAGLLKSELGATDEQAGLALQLATIRTEDTSFVEQVRALGVKDDLLDEGLSELQQVIEAAVQRAPGKVVADLSIARGLDYYTGTVVETVLVGHEQLGSICSGGRYDALASKGNRKFPGVGLSIGVTRLVSRILSQELASASRAVPTAVLVALNTDESWSAAQDIAAQLRGRGIATEVAAKAEKFGKQIKFADRRGIPFVWFTDDDGKHQVKDIRSGEQVDADPASWTPPEEDLNVRVTTA; encoded by the coding sequence ATGGCACGTACCGCCTCCCTGTCCGGATTCCCCGAGTGGCTTCCCCAGGAGCGGTTGGTGGAGCTCCATGTTCTGGACACGCTCCGGAGGACCTTCGAACTGCATGGCTTTTCCTCCATCGAGACACGTGCCGTGGAAACGGTGGGCCAGCTGCTCCGCAAGGGCGAGATCGATAAAGAGGTCTACGGGCTTAGCCGCCTCCAGGACGACGAAGGCGACGCCGCGAAGCCGGGCGGGTCGGACAAGGCGGACCCCAACGCCCTGGCCCTGCACTTCGACCTTACTGTTCCCTTCGCCCGTTATGTCGTGGAGAACGCCGGCTACCTGGCGTTTCCGTTCCGCCGCTACCAGATCCAGAAAGTGTGGCGCGGTGAGCGCCCCCAGGAGGGCCGGGCGCGCGAGTTCACCCAGGCGGATATCGACGTCGTGGGCGACGGAGAACTGCCGTTCCGTTACGACGTCGAAATTGCGCTGGTCATCGCCGAAGCCCTCAGCGCGCTGCCGATTCCGGACTTCCGGCTCAGGATCAACAACAGGAAGCTGGCAGAAGGCTTCTACCGGGGGATTGGCCTGACGGATACAGCCGGCGTGTTGCGGAGCATCGACAAGCTGGAGAAGATCGGCGCCGACAAGGTAGCCGGGCTTCTCAAGTCCGAGCTCGGTGCCACGGATGAGCAGGCGGGTCTTGCACTGCAGCTGGCCACCATCCGAACGGAGGACACCTCGTTCGTGGAGCAGGTGCGCGCACTTGGAGTGAAGGACGACCTCCTTGACGAGGGGCTGAGTGAGTTGCAGCAGGTTATCGAAGCCGCCGTGCAGCGTGCCCCTGGGAAGGTCGTGGCTGACCTGAGCATCGCACGCGGGCTGGACTACTACACGGGAACGGTAGTGGAGACGGTCCTGGTGGGGCATGAGCAGCTGGGGTCGATCTGTTCCGGCGGGCGCTACGATGCCCTGGCCAGCAAGGGCAACCGCAAGTTCCCTGGCGTCGGGCTTTCCATCGGCGTGACGCGACTTGTCTCGCGCATCCTCAGCCAGGAACTGGCTTCGGCCTCCCGCGCTGTGCCGACAGCTGTTTTGGTTGCACTCAACACCGATGAGAGCTGGTCGGCCGCCCAGGACATCGCGGCCCAGTTGCGGGGCCGTGGCATCGCCACCGAGGTGGCCGCCAAGGCCGAAAAGTTCGGCAAGCAGATCAAGTTTGCCGACCGCCGCGGGATTCCCTTTGTCTGGTTCACCGACGACGACGGCAAACACCAGGTCAAGGACATCCGCTCGGGTGAGCAGGTGGATGCGGACCCGGCGAGCTGGACGCCGCCGGAAGAAGATCTCAACGTCCGCGTGACCACTGCCTGA
- a CDS encoding peptidylprolyl isomerase, with product MATRSRDDREAKRRIRQMEAKRALRQEQAKRRKRDNTIAIGAGAAAVILAVVLQLTVFSSNPTEAEVAAAEAGLSSASASPSAAPSQNSADVPSADTAAGKTFTGQLSLNGGAVGVELNGTAAPQAAAVLKSLTDSGYYNGANCHRLTTSETFGLLQCGAKSEDGADDPNYRWGPLENTPADNKYPAGTIAIARTGNNAYGNGHQFFIVYKDTTIPADTAGGYTVVGKVTSGLDVVTNIAAAGLKPGQNNSDGAPVAPVTIDSFSLK from the coding sequence TTGGCAACAAGGTCGCGGGATGACCGCGAAGCGAAACGTCGCATCAGGCAGATGGAAGCCAAGCGCGCCCTGCGGCAGGAACAGGCAAAGCGCCGGAAACGCGACAACACGATCGCCATTGGCGCCGGAGCCGCAGCCGTCATCCTGGCCGTCGTCCTGCAGCTGACCGTTTTCAGTTCCAACCCCACGGAAGCCGAGGTTGCTGCCGCCGAAGCCGGGCTCAGCTCTGCCTCGGCGTCGCCCTCTGCCGCCCCTTCACAAAACAGTGCCGACGTTCCCAGTGCCGACACCGCCGCAGGCAAGACGTTCACAGGCCAGCTCTCCCTGAACGGCGGGGCAGTCGGCGTTGAATTGAACGGCACAGCCGCTCCGCAGGCAGCCGCCGTCTTGAAGTCACTTACCGACTCCGGCTACTACAACGGGGCCAATTGCCACCGCCTGACAACGTCGGAGACCTTTGGACTCCTGCAGTGCGGCGCCAAGTCCGAGGACGGCGCCGACGATCCCAACTATCGCTGGGGCCCCCTGGAAAACACTCCGGCCGACAACAAGTACCCCGCAGGAACCATCGCCATCGCCCGAACCGGTAATAACGCCTACGGCAACGGCCACCAGTTCTTCATTGTCTATAAGGACACCACTATCCCGGCCGATACCGCGGGCGGGTACACCGTGGTGGGCAAGGTGACCAGCGGGCTGGATGTGGTCACAAACATCGCCGCAGCGGGACTGAAACCCGGTCAAAACAACAGCGACGGCGCTCCTGTGGCACCTGTCACGATAGACTCGTTCTCTCTGAAGTAA
- a CDS encoding DUF349 domain-containing protein, producing MTDSQKSDETAAVANDEAAEVIETTEAEASSGAVAAPAAGEAPAPRPAPSVAPSPAAFAARPKAPAPVVPAAPAVSAASLAEAAKWGRAEGDGHVFLTLDGEEIAVGQYPGVSPDEALGYFARKFDDVIAQVVLLEHRVESKAPATDMQKTVTHLREQLAERNMVGDIRSAEARLDTLSTQIVELEKSEKAAHDALRASELAAREAIVAEAESIAGQDPAQIQWKTSSARMNELFESWKAAQKSGIRLGRSNEDALWKRFRSARTVFDRHRRAYFSQLDSNNSAAKTAKEALIAEAEALSSSTDWGYAAGEYRRLMDQWKATPRASRKDDDALWGRFRAAQDVFFSNRQAANDQIDQEYTANLAVKEQLVIEAQALLPIKDLNAAKKSLQSIRDRWEEAGKVPRADMGRIEAGLRKVEDAVREAEEEKWRRTNPETKARTNSALTQLEAAIAGLKDDLDKAEKAGDQRRIKAAREALEARQAWLDQIQRSASDLA from the coding sequence GTGACAGACAGTCAGAAATCCGACGAAACAGCAGCAGTGGCCAACGATGAAGCAGCCGAGGTGATCGAAACAACCGAGGCCGAGGCATCCTCCGGGGCCGTTGCCGCTCCGGCGGCCGGCGAAGCTCCGGCTCCCCGCCCGGCACCGTCCGTGGCTCCGTCGCCGGCAGCATTTGCGGCCCGCCCGAAGGCGCCGGCCCCTGTTGTTCCAGCGGCTCCGGCAGTATCAGCCGCCTCGCTCGCCGAAGCGGCCAAGTGGGGGCGCGCAGAGGGAGACGGCCACGTCTTCCTGACGCTGGATGGTGAGGAAATCGCCGTCGGGCAGTACCCGGGGGTCAGCCCCGACGAAGCACTGGGCTACTTTGCCCGGAAGTTCGACGACGTTATCGCCCAGGTCGTGCTGCTCGAACACCGCGTGGAGTCCAAGGCTCCTGCAACGGACATGCAGAAAACCGTCACACACCTGCGTGAGCAACTTGCCGAGCGCAACATGGTCGGTGACATCCGCTCCGCCGAGGCCCGGCTGGACACCTTGTCGACTCAGATTGTCGAACTGGAGAAGTCCGAAAAGGCTGCCCACGATGCGCTGCGGGCCAGTGAACTGGCTGCCCGCGAAGCCATCGTGGCTGAAGCGGAGTCCATCGCGGGACAGGACCCGGCACAGATCCAGTGGAAAACCTCCAGCGCCCGCATGAACGAGCTCTTCGAGTCCTGGAAGGCCGCCCAGAAGAGCGGCATCCGCCTGGGCCGGAGCAACGAAGATGCGCTGTGGAAGAGATTCCGCTCGGCCCGCACGGTATTCGACCGTCACCGCCGCGCCTACTTCTCGCAGCTGGACAGCAACAACTCTGCCGCCAAGACCGCCAAGGAGGCCTTGATCGCAGAGGCCGAGGCGCTTTCCTCCTCGACCGATTGGGGATACGCCGCCGGTGAATACCGCAGGCTCATGGACCAGTGGAAGGCAACTCCCCGCGCAAGCCGCAAGGACGACGACGCATTGTGGGGCCGTTTCCGGGCCGCACAGGATGTCTTCTTCAGCAACCGCCAGGCTGCCAATGACCAGATCGACCAGGAATACACCGCAAATCTGGCCGTCAAGGAACAGTTGGTCATCGAGGCGCAGGCGTTGCTGCCGATCAAGGACCTCAATGCCGCCAAGAAGTCCCTCCAGTCCATCCGGGACCGGTGGGAAGAGGCTGGCAAGGTACCGCGCGCTGACATGGGCAGGATCGAAGCAGGCCTTCGGAAGGTTGAAGACGCCGTTCGTGAAGCCGAAGAAGAGAAGTGGCGCCGGACCAACCCCGAAACGAAGGCCCGTACCAACAGCGCCCTGACACAGCTGGAGGCGGCAATCGCGGGCCTGAAGGACGATCTCGACAAGGCGGAAAAGGCAGGCGACCAGCGTCGCATCAAGGCTGCCCGTGAAGCCCTCGAAGCCCGCCAGGCCTGGCTCGACCAGATCCAGCGTTCGGCCAGCGACCTCGCATAG
- a CDS encoding bifunctional (p)ppGpp synthetase/guanosine-3',5'-bis(diphosphate) 3'-pyrophosphohydrolase, with amino-acid sequence MEERATSAPLAGGEEDRNSAVVPATSVSARAAGAVPVDMPGARPTFPGRRERTRSRLARLTGRGVAPYSPILEPLLRTVRANNPKEDFDLIQRAFAVAERSHQGQKRKSGDPYITHPVAVATILAELGMTGTTLAAALLHDTVEDTPYTLADLTRDFGPEVAMLVDGVTKLDKVSFGEAAQSETVRKMVVAMAKDIRVLMIKLADRLHNARTWRFVSAESSSRKARETLEIFAPLAHRLGMNTIKWELEDLSFAALYPKVYEEIVRMVGDRTPEREKSLSVIRNQIADDLRTARIKATITGRPKHYYSIYQKMIVRDKDFDDINDLMGVRVLVDSVRDCYAALGTLHSRWNPLPGRFKDYIAMPKFNMYQSLHTTVIGPGGKPVEIQIRTHEMHRRAEYGVAAHWKYKDQPNRTAQGPGSPRDGDMGWLRSLVDWQQETSDPGEFLDSLRYEINAREVFVFTPKGEVMALPAGSTPVDFAYAVHTEVGHRTIGARVNGKLVPLNSELNHGDWVEIFTSKAEGAGPSQDWQHFVKSARARNKIRQWFTKERREEAIDRGKDMLTRAMRKQNLPLQRLMTHDALSAVAEDFHYVDISGLYAGVGDGHTSAQSVMEKLMEHLGGHETPDEDLDEVSIPTQVAKSKFSDSGVIVKGVGDVWVKLARCCTPVPPDPILGFVTRGSGVSVHRTDCTNVSGLRDQPDRIVDVEWAPTQSSVFLVEIQVEALDRKSLLSDVTRILSENHVNILAASVHTSSDRVAISKFAFEMGDPKYLHHVLNAVRRIDGVFDVYRTTGNSRRS; translated from the coding sequence GTGGAAGAACGAGCGACGTCGGCACCACTGGCGGGCGGGGAAGAGGACCGCAATTCAGCTGTGGTCCCTGCAACAAGTGTGTCCGCCCGGGCCGCAGGCGCCGTACCAGTTGACATGCCCGGAGCCCGTCCCACGTTCCCCGGCCGGAGGGAACGCACGCGTTCCCGGCTTGCCCGGTTGACCGGACGCGGCGTAGCGCCGTACTCGCCGATCCTTGAGCCATTGCTGCGGACCGTCAGGGCCAACAATCCGAAAGAGGATTTTGACCTGATCCAACGCGCCTTCGCCGTCGCTGAGCGGAGCCACCAGGGCCAGAAGCGCAAGAGCGGCGATCCTTACATCACCCACCCGGTGGCAGTGGCTACGATTTTGGCCGAGCTCGGCATGACTGGCACCACCTTGGCCGCTGCGCTTCTTCACGACACCGTGGAGGACACTCCCTACACCTTGGCTGACCTGACCCGGGATTTCGGGCCGGAGGTCGCCATGTTGGTCGATGGCGTCACCAAGCTCGACAAAGTCAGCTTCGGCGAGGCCGCCCAGTCGGAGACCGTCCGCAAAATGGTGGTGGCCATGGCCAAGGACATCCGCGTCCTGATGATCAAGCTGGCCGACCGTCTGCATAACGCACGCACCTGGCGGTTCGTGTCCGCGGAATCCTCTTCGCGCAAAGCCCGCGAAACGCTGGAAATTTTCGCGCCCCTGGCCCACCGGCTGGGCATGAATACCATCAAATGGGAGCTTGAGGACCTGTCCTTCGCGGCCCTCTATCCCAAGGTGTACGAGGAAATCGTCCGCATGGTGGGGGACCGGACCCCGGAGCGCGAAAAGAGCCTGAGCGTTATCCGCAACCAGATAGCGGACGATCTCAGGACCGCGCGGATCAAGGCCACCATCACGGGCCGCCCCAAGCACTACTACTCGATCTACCAGAAGATGATCGTCCGGGACAAGGATTTCGACGACATCAACGACCTCATGGGTGTACGGGTCCTGGTGGATTCCGTCCGGGACTGTTACGCAGCCCTTGGGACCCTGCACTCGCGATGGAACCCCCTGCCGGGCAGGTTCAAGGACTACATCGCGATGCCCAAGTTCAACATGTACCAGTCGCTGCACACCACTGTGATCGGCCCGGGTGGCAAACCGGTCGAAATCCAGATCCGCACGCATGAGATGCATCGCCGGGCCGAGTACGGTGTGGCTGCCCACTGGAAGTACAAGGACCAGCCAAACCGGACGGCTCAAGGCCCCGGCAGCCCCCGCGACGGCGACATGGGCTGGTTGCGGTCCCTCGTGGACTGGCAGCAGGAAACGTCGGATCCCGGAGAGTTCCTGGATTCCCTGCGGTACGAGATCAACGCCCGGGAAGTCTTCGTCTTTACCCCCAAGGGTGAAGTCATGGCCCTTCCGGCTGGTTCGACTCCTGTCGACTTTGCCTATGCTGTCCACACCGAAGTCGGCCATCGGACCATCGGTGCACGCGTCAACGGCAAGCTCGTGCCGCTGAACAGCGAACTGAACCACGGCGACTGGGTGGAAATCTTCACCTCCAAGGCTGAAGGGGCCGGACCGAGCCAGGACTGGCAGCACTTCGTCAAGTCGGCACGTGCGCGCAACAAGATCCGGCAATGGTTCACCAAGGAGCGTCGCGAAGAAGCCATCGACCGCGGCAAGGACATGCTCACCCGTGCCATGCGGAAGCAGAACCTCCCGCTGCAGAGGCTGATGACCCACGATGCTTTGTCCGCAGTCGCCGAGGACTTCCATTACGTGGACATCTCCGGCCTATACGCCGGTGTTGGTGATGGGCACACTTCGGCCCAGTCCGTCATGGAAAAGCTCATGGAGCATCTGGGCGGACACGAGACCCCGGATGAGGACCTTGACGAGGTCAGCATTCCCACCCAGGTGGCCAAATCCAAGTTCTCGGATTCAGGCGTCATCGTCAAGGGCGTGGGCGACGTGTGGGTCAAGCTGGCGCGATGCTGCACTCCCGTGCCCCCGGACCCGATCCTCGGCTTTGTGACGCGCGGCTCCGGTGTCTCCGTGCACCGGACGGACTGTACAAACGTCTCCGGCCTGCGTGACCAGCCCGACAGGATTGTCGACGTCGAATGGGCGCCCACGCAGTCAAGCGTCTTCCTCGTGGAGATCCAAGTTGAAGCCCTGGACCGCAAGTCGTTGCTGTCGGACGTGACCCGCATTCTGTCGGAGAACCACGTCAACATCCTGGCTGCATCCGTCCACACCTCCAGTGACAGGGTTGCAATCTCCAAGTTCGCGTTTGAAATGGGCGACCCCAAGTATCTGCACCACGTCCTGAACGCGGTCCGGCGCATCGATGGGGTCTTTGACGTCTACCGCACCACCGGGAACAGCCGCAGGAGCTAA
- the secF gene encoding protein translocase subunit SecF yields MTTSFATFGHELYTGKRSYNFVNSKKIWFTIAAVAVALSILIPVVKGGFNLGIEFRGGSEFTVSNVSTTDAALGERAVHDVVPDAIPRVANVAGNTMRIQTDQLTDDETNRIKDGLTSAYGVTANEVTSNFVGPTWGQDVTRQALIGLVVFVGLAAVLMALYFRTWKMSLSALVGMLVTMFTTAGVYALSDFEVTPSAIIGFLTVLSYSLYDTVVVFDKIRENTSDISTSTRRTFGEEVNLAVNQTLVRSINTMMVAVLPVAAILFIGAGLLGAGTLRDLSLALFVGILLGTAATIFIAAPLYAWLRQGEPELVKQAKKVAHRRAEATV; encoded by the coding sequence ATGACAACGAGCTTCGCAACCTTCGGCCATGAGCTTTACACGGGCAAGCGCTCGTACAACTTCGTCAATTCAAAGAAGATCTGGTTCACCATCGCGGCTGTGGCCGTGGCGCTGTCCATCCTCATCCCGGTGGTCAAGGGTGGCTTCAACCTTGGCATCGAGTTCCGCGGTGGCTCGGAGTTCACTGTCTCCAACGTGAGCACCACCGACGCAGCGCTCGGCGAGCGGGCTGTGCATGACGTCGTTCCGGACGCGATTCCGCGCGTTGCAAACGTTGCGGGAAACACCATGCGGATCCAGACGGATCAGCTGACCGACGACGAGACCAACCGCATCAAGGACGGGCTCACCAGCGCCTATGGAGTCACGGCGAACGAGGTCACCTCCAACTTCGTCGGACCGACCTGGGGCCAGGACGTGACCCGGCAAGCCCTCATCGGCCTGGTGGTCTTCGTCGGCTTGGCTGCGGTCCTCATGGCCCTGTACTTCAGGACCTGGAAAATGTCCCTGTCAGCGCTTGTTGGCATGCTCGTCACGATGTTCACCACCGCGGGTGTCTACGCTTTGAGCGATTTCGAAGTCACGCCGTCGGCCATCATCGGCTTCCTGACTGTCTTGAGCTACTCGCTCTACGACACCGTGGTGGTCTTCGACAAGATCCGCGAGAACACCTCTGACATCTCCACCTCCACGCGACGTACCTTCGGCGAAGAAGTCAACCTCGCGGTGAACCAAACCCTGGTCCGCTCCATCAACACCATGATGGTGGCGGTCCTGCCCGTGGCGGCAATTCTGTTCATTGGTGCAGGCCTGCTGGGTGCCGGAACGCTGCGTGACCTGTCGCTGGCATTGTTCGTGGGTATCCTGCTCGGCACCGCTGCCACGATCTTTATCGCAGCACCGCTCTACGCCTGGCTGCGCCAGGGCGAACCGGAGCTGGTCAAGCAGGCCAAGAAGGTAGCCCACCGCAGGGCGGAAGCCACCGTTTAG
- the secD gene encoding protein translocase subunit SecD yields the protein MARTGPKNSARRVLTWLGAIFVVLTVVLAGGVMTGHASWAPKLALDLEGGTQMILAPRVEGASDINEEQLNQAVAIIRQRVDGSGVAEAEISTQSGRNVVVSLPGTPSKETRDLIQASADMNFRPVIAAGDPAAIPAEQRTPDDKLNKPTAEPTNASDINWVTPDVQKEFEALDCVNPSNEKRDRSDPAKPLVACEPATDKTPAVKYILGPVEVKGQDISDSTFSQVQGAQGSVTNSWGVNIVFNGDATAKFKAVTERLNQFYVAAQAQGTQDPKSQFAIVLDDKVISAPRSLAVITDGKPQITGNFTQASAKALSDQLRYGALPISFEIQSQEQISATLGGDQLRLGLLAGMIGLLLVVVYSLFQYRALGFVTIASLIVAGLLTYLAIAILGWTENYRLSLAGVAGLIVAIGQTADSFIVYFERIRDELREGRGLVSAVENGWKRAKRTVLASKAVNLLAAVVLYFVAVGNVRGFAFTLGLTALADLLVVFMFTHPMLQVLARTKFFGEGHRFSGLSPDRLGAVPLYRGAGRLRTPEDKPTPVRARNAGAAAEAERRMTIAERRLAAKGQLTGTSNGSKEEK from the coding sequence ATGGCAAGGACCGGCCCCAAAAATTCAGCCCGCAGGGTGCTGACATGGCTTGGAGCAATATTCGTTGTACTCACCGTCGTCCTGGCTGGCGGTGTGATGACCGGCCATGCAAGCTGGGCGCCCAAGCTTGCACTGGACCTCGAAGGTGGAACCCAGATGATCCTGGCACCCCGTGTGGAGGGTGCCTCGGACATCAACGAGGAACAGCTCAACCAGGCGGTGGCGATCATCCGCCAGCGCGTTGACGGTTCCGGCGTCGCCGAGGCCGAAATCAGCACCCAGTCCGGCCGCAACGTGGTTGTAAGCCTCCCGGGCACCCCTTCGAAGGAAACCCGCGACCTCATCCAGGCCTCGGCTGATATGAACTTCCGGCCTGTTATAGCCGCTGGAGACCCAGCTGCTATTCCCGCCGAGCAGCGGACCCCGGATGACAAGTTGAACAAGCCCACCGCCGAGCCGACGAACGCCAGCGACATCAACTGGGTCACCCCGGATGTCCAAAAGGAGTTTGAGGCGCTGGATTGCGTGAACCCGTCCAACGAAAAGCGCGACCGCTCGGACCCCGCCAAGCCTCTGGTGGCTTGCGAGCCCGCCACTGACAAGACCCCTGCCGTCAAGTACATCTTGGGCCCGGTCGAGGTCAAGGGCCAGGACATCAGCGATTCCACGTTCTCCCAGGTCCAGGGTGCCCAGGGTTCGGTGACCAACTCCTGGGGCGTGAACATCGTCTTCAACGGCGATGCCACCGCAAAGTTCAAAGCAGTTACCGAACGCCTGAACCAGTTCTACGTTGCAGCCCAGGCACAGGGCACTCAGGATCCGAAGTCCCAGTTCGCCATTGTCCTTGACGACAAAGTGATTTCGGCACCTCGCTCCCTTGCTGTCATCACCGACGGAAAGCCACAGATCACCGGCAACTTCACGCAGGCCAGCGCCAAGGCGTTGTCCGACCAGCTGCGCTATGGCGCACTGCCCATCAGCTTCGAGATCCAGTCGCAGGAGCAGATCTCGGCAACGCTCGGTGGCGACCAGCTGCGACTCGGTCTACTGGCCGGCATGATCGGCCTGTTGCTGGTTGTGGTGTACTCGCTCTTCCAATACAGGGCCCTGGGATTCGTGACCATCGCCTCCTTGATAGTGGCCGGGTTGCTCACCTACCTTGCCATCGCCATCCTCGGCTGGACCGAAAACTACAGGTTGTCCTTGGCCGGTGTAGCAGGCTTGATCGTGGCCATCGGCCAGACAGCGGACTCCTTCATCGTCTACTTCGAACGCATCCGTGACGAACTGCGCGAGGGGCGCGGGCTGGTGTCCGCCGTCGAAAACGGCTGGAAGCGTGCCAAGCGCACCGTTCTGGCCTCCAAGGCCGTCAACCTTCTTGCCGCGGTGGTCCTGTACTTCGTGGCGGTTGGAAACGTCCGAGGCTTCGCCTTCACCTTGGGCTTGACGGCCCTTGCGGACCTCCTTGTGGTGTTCATGTTCACGCATCCGATGCTGCAGGTTCTCGCCCGGACCAAGTTCTTCGGCGAAGGACACCGCTTCTCCGGACTGTCGCCGGACCGCCTCGGTGCCGTCCCGCTGTACCGCGGAGCCGGCCGGCTCCGGACTCCGGAAGACAAGCCGACTCCGGTCCGCGCCCGGAACGCCGGAGCGGCCGCTGAAGCCGAACGACGCATGACCATCGCCGAACGGCGCCTTGCCGCGAAGGGCCAACTGACCGGCACTTCCAACGGCAGCAAGGAGGAGAAGTAA